In the genome of Pseudomonas sp. LBUM920, one region contains:
- a CDS encoding cystathionine gamma-synthase — MSQPDKSAFATRVIHAGQSPDPTTGALMPPIYANSTYLQDSPGVHKGFDYGRSHNPTRFALERCVADLEGGSQAFAFASGLAAISTVLELLDAGAHIVSGNDLYGGTFRLFDKVRQRSAGHRFSFVDLSDLQAFEASLQDDTRMVWVETPSNPLLSLTDLSAIAQICRDRGIICVADNTFASPWIQRPLELGFDIVVHSTTKYLNGHSDVIGGIAIVGHNPELAERLGFLQNSVGAIAGPFDAFLTLRGVKTLALRMERHCSNALELATWLEKQPQVSRVYYPGLASHPQHELARKQMRGFGGMISVDLNSDLAGATRFLENVKIFALAESLGGVESLIEHPAIMTHASIPAATRAQLGIGDGLVRLSVGVEDVEDLRADLAQALALI; from the coding sequence ATGAGTCAGCCCGATAAAAGCGCCTTTGCCACCCGCGTGATCCACGCCGGGCAATCACCCGACCCGACCACGGGAGCGCTGATGCCGCCGATCTATGCCAACTCCACGTATCTGCAAGACAGCCCCGGCGTGCACAAGGGCTTTGACTATGGTCGTTCTCACAACCCCACGCGCTTTGCCCTGGAGCGCTGCGTGGCCGACCTTGAAGGCGGCAGCCAGGCGTTTGCCTTTGCCTCCGGGCTGGCGGCGATTTCCACCGTGCTGGAACTGCTCGATGCCGGCGCTCACATCGTCTCCGGCAACGACCTGTACGGCGGCACCTTCCGCCTGTTCGACAAGGTGCGCCAGCGCAGCGCCGGCCACCGTTTCAGCTTTGTCGACTTGAGCGACTTGCAGGCTTTCGAGGCGTCGTTGCAGGACGACACTCGCATGGTCTGGGTCGAGACCCCGAGCAATCCGCTGCTCAGCCTTACTGACCTGAGTGCCATCGCGCAAATCTGCCGCGACCGCGGCATCATCTGCGTAGCCGACAACACCTTTGCCAGCCCATGGATCCAGCGCCCGCTGGAGCTGGGGTTCGACATCGTGGTGCACTCCACCACCAAATACCTCAACGGCCACTCCGACGTGATCGGCGGCATCGCCATTGTCGGCCATAACCCGGAGCTCGCCGAACGCCTGGGCTTCCTGCAGAACTCAGTCGGCGCGATTGCCGGCCCGTTCGATGCATTCCTGACGCTGCGCGGCGTGAAAACCCTGGCTTTGCGCATGGAGCGCCATTGCAGCAATGCCCTGGAGTTGGCCACCTGGCTGGAAAAACAGCCGCAAGTCTCACGGGTTTATTACCCAGGCCTGGCCTCGCATCCCCAGCACGAACTGGCACGCAAGCAGATGCGTGGGTTTGGCGGGATGATTTCGGTGGACTTGAACAGTGACCTGGCCGGCGCCACACGCTTTTTGGAAAACGTGAAGATCTTTGCCTTGGCCGAAAGCCTGGGTGGTGTCGAAAGCCTGATCGAACACCCGGCGATCATGACCCACGCCAGCATCCCGGCAGCAACGCGGGCGCAACTGGGCATTGGCGACGGTTTGGTGCGTTTGTCGGTGGGTGTTGAAGACGTCGAGGACCTGCGGGCCGACCTGGCGCAGGCATTGGCCCTGATCTAA